One stretch of Glycine soja cultivar W05 chromosome 7, ASM419377v2, whole genome shotgun sequence DNA includes these proteins:
- the LOC114418465 gene encoding uncharacterized protein LOC114418465 isoform X1, with the protein MEPQDEEEIHNCLIKLRSNPERRRDKVYIGCGAGFGGDKPLAALKLLQRVQELNYLVLECLAERTLADRYQIMMSGGDGYDSQISNWMHMLLPLALERGTCIITNMGAMDPLGAQQKVLEIANSLGLNVSVAVAHEVSVTNIIGSGFSPAKSYIMEGGISTYLGAAPIVHCLEKYQPNVIITSRIADAALFLAPMVYELGWNWDELEHLAQGSLAGHLLECGCQLTGGYFMHPGDKYRDMSFQQLLDLSLPYAEICFDGQVCVSKSEGSGGVLNFNTCAEQLLYEVGDPGAYVTPDVVIDFQDVSFLPLSSSRVCCHGAKPSTISVPDKLLQLVPQDCGWKGWGEISYGGYECVKRAKAAEYLVRSWMEEIFPGLNHRILSYIIGFDSLKATSGNGNESSQTTSEDNRLRMDGLFEQKEQAIQFTREFIALYTNGPAGGGGISTGYKKETLLEKHLVKREDVFWRTGIKRSTRSQSNKVVDPDHNLRHILTLPPKLQAETDKSLESVSLGSSCSPAPSGQKIPLYSVAHSRAGDKGNDINFSLIPHFPPDYERLKLIITSQWVKSVVSNLLDLSLSPDLDAKIPRDKRVNENVKVEIYEVKGIQSLNIVVRNILDGGVNCSRRIDRHGKTISDLILCQQVVLPP; encoded by the exons ATGGAACCCCAGGATGAAGAAGAGATCCATAACTGTTTGATCAAGCTG AGAAGTAATCCGGAAAGGCGAAGGGATAAGGTTTACATTGGTTGTGGAGCTGGGTTTGGTGGTGACAAGCCCTTGGCTGCTCTTAAGTTGCTTCAAAGAGTTCAAGAACTAAATTATCTGGTTCTTGAATGCTTGGCCGAGCGAACTCTTGCTGATCGTTATCAAATCATGATGTCTGGTGGTGATGGTTATGATTCTCAGA TTTCTAACTGGATGCATATGCTGCTGCCTCTGGCTTTGGAAAGAGGAACTTGCATAATTACCAATATGGGTGCAA TGGATCCTCTGGGTGCTCAACAGAAGGTCTTAGAAATAGCTAACAGCCTGGGTCTCAATGTTTCTGTTGCTGTGGCTCACGAGGTGTCTGTCACTAATATAATAG GTTCAGGATTTTCACCAGCAAAATCATATATCATGGAGGGT GGTATCAGCACCTACTTGGGAGCTGCTCCTATTGTTCATTGCCTTGAAAAGTACCAACCAAATGTAATAATTACATCGAGAATTGCTGATGCTGCTTTATTCTTAGCACCTATG GTTTATGAGCTAGGATGGAACTGGGATGAATTAGAACATCTAGCTCAAGGATCTTTGGCTGGCCATCTTCTAGAATGTGGTTGCCAACTCACAGGGGGATATTTCATGCATCCAG GAGACAAGTACCGAGATATGTCCTTCCAGCAACTACTGGATTTATCACTGCCTTATGCTGAAATCTGTTTTGATGGCCAAGTATGTGTATCAAAGTCTGAAGGAAGTGGgggagttttaaattttaatacatgTGCTGAACAATTACTATATGAGGTTGGAGACCCTGGGGCTTACGTAACCCCTGATGTG GTGATTGATTTTCAGGATGTTTCTTTCCTTCCATTATCAAGCTCTAGAGTTTGCTGTCATGGAGCAAAACCATCTACTATTTCAGTTCCTGATAAGCTTTTGCAGTTGGTTCCACAG GATTGTGGATGGAAAGGATGGGGAGAGATATCTTATGGAGGTTATGAATGTGTTAAACGTGCTAAAGCAGCAGAATATCTG GTTAGATCATGGATGGAAGAAATATTTCCTGGTCTTAATCACCGTATACTTTCTTATATAATTGGGTTTGATAGCCTTAAAGCTACCAGCGGGAATGGAAATGAGTCATCACAGACAACTAGTGAAGATAATAGGCTACGCATGGATGGGCTTTTTGAACAGAAAGAACAAGCCATCCAATTTACCAGAGAATTTATAGCATTGTATACAAATGGACCAGCTGGTGGTGGTGGTATCAG TACTGGATATAAGAAAGAGACTCTTCTAGAGAAACACTTG GTAAAGCGGGAAGATGTTTTCTGGCGAACTGGGATAAAGAGGAGCACAAGAAGTCAGTCAAATAAAGTAGTTGATCCTGACCACAATCTGAGGCACATATTGACATTGCCACCGAAGCTACAAGCTGAAACAGACAAATCCTTGGAATCTGTTTCTCTTGGTAGTAGTTGCTCACCTGCTCCATCTGGCCAGAAGATTCCACTTTACAGTGTAGCACACAGCAGAGCTGGAGATAAAGGAAATGACATTAATTTTTCCCTCATCCCACATTTTCCTCCTGATTATGAGAGGTTGAAACTAATTATTACATCTCAATGGGTAAAATCAGTGGTCTCCAATCTTCTGGATTTGTCCCTTTCTCCTGATTTAGATGCAAAAATTCCAAGAGATAAACGGGTCAATGAAAATGTTAAGGTGGAGATATATGAAGTCAAGGGAATCCAGTCATTAAACATTGTTGTTAGGAACATACTGGATGGTGGTGTCAACTGTTCTCGACGAATTGATCGGCATGGAAAGACCATTTCAGATCTCATTCTGTGTCAGCAAGTTGTGTTGCCTCCTTGA
- the LOC114417681 gene encoding LIM domain-containing protein PLIM2b-like, translated as MSFTGTLDKCTACDKTVYVVDLLTLEGIPYHKNCFKCSHCKGCLTMCTYSSMDGILYCKTHFEQLFKESGNFSKNFAKSSEKQNELNRTPSKLSSMFSGTQDKCSVCTKTVYPLEKMTLEGECFHKTCFRCAHAGCPLTHSNYAALDGVLYCRVHFAQLFMEKGNYNHVLQAAAHRRTGSSTPPLLEEPSQEPAPPASHEDQTEEETPLE; from the exons ATGTCATTCACAGGAACTCTTGATAAATGCACAGCATGTGACAAGACTGTCTATGTGGTTGACTTGTTAACTCTTGAAGGAATTCCTTACCATAAAAACTGCTTCAAGTGCAGTCACTGCAAGGGATGTCTTACG ATGTGCACATACTCCTCAATGGATGGAATTCTTTATTGCAAGACACATTTTGAACAGCTTTTCAAGGAATCTGGCAATTTCAGCAAGAACTTCG CAAAGTCTTCTGAGAAGCAAAATGAGTTG AATAGAACCCCCAGCAAGCTATCTTCCATGTTCAGTGGAACCCAGGACAAATGCTCAGTTTGCACAAAAACAGTATATCCTCTGGAAAAG ATGACACTTGAAGGGGAATGCTTCCACAAGACTTGCTTTAGGTGTGCTCATGCAGGGTGCCCTCTCACACATTCAAACTATGCTGCCCTTGATGGTGTTCTCTACTGCAGGGTCCACTTTGCACAACTTTTCATGGAGAAAGGGAACTACAACCATGTGCTCCAAGCTGCTGCACACAGGAGGACTGGTTCCTCTACACCTCCACTACTAGAGGAGCCATCACAAGAGCCAGCACCACCAGCATCTCATGAGGACCAAACAGAAGAAGAGACACCTCTTGAATGA
- the LOC114418465 gene encoding uncharacterized protein LOC114418465 isoform X3, with protein MEPQDEEEIHNCLIKLRSNPERRRDKVYIGCGAGFGGDKPLAALKLLQRVQELNYLVLECLAERTLADRYQIMMSGGDGYDSQISNWMHMLLPLALERGTCIITNMGAMDPLGAQQKVLEIANSLGLNVSVAVAHEVSVTNIIGSGFSPAKSYIMEGGISTYLGAAPIVHCLEKYQPNVIITSRIADAALFLAPMVYELGWNWDELEHLAQGSLAGHLLECGCQLTGGYFMHPGDKYRDMSFQQLLDLSLPYAEICFDGQVCVSKSEGSGGVLNFNTCAEQLLYEVGDPGAYVTPDVLVPQDCGWKGWGEISYGGYECVKRAKAAEYLVRSWMEEIFPGLNHRILSYIIGFDSLKATSGNGNESSQTTSEDNRLRMDGLFEQKEQAIQFTREFIALYTNGPAGGGGISTGYKKETLLEKHLVKREDVFWRTGIKRSTRSQSNKVVDPDHNLRHILTLPPKLQAETDKSLESVSLGSSCSPAPSGQKIPLYSVAHSRAGDKGNDINFSLIPHFPPDYERLKLIITSQWVKSVVSNLLDLSLSPDLDAKIPRDKRVNENVKVEIYEVKGIQSLNIVVRNILDGGVNCSRRIDRHGKTISDLILCQQVVLPP; from the exons ATGGAACCCCAGGATGAAGAAGAGATCCATAACTGTTTGATCAAGCTG AGAAGTAATCCGGAAAGGCGAAGGGATAAGGTTTACATTGGTTGTGGAGCTGGGTTTGGTGGTGACAAGCCCTTGGCTGCTCTTAAGTTGCTTCAAAGAGTTCAAGAACTAAATTATCTGGTTCTTGAATGCTTGGCCGAGCGAACTCTTGCTGATCGTTATCAAATCATGATGTCTGGTGGTGATGGTTATGATTCTCAGA TTTCTAACTGGATGCATATGCTGCTGCCTCTGGCTTTGGAAAGAGGAACTTGCATAATTACCAATATGGGTGCAA TGGATCCTCTGGGTGCTCAACAGAAGGTCTTAGAAATAGCTAACAGCCTGGGTCTCAATGTTTCTGTTGCTGTGGCTCACGAGGTGTCTGTCACTAATATAATAG GTTCAGGATTTTCACCAGCAAAATCATATATCATGGAGGGT GGTATCAGCACCTACTTGGGAGCTGCTCCTATTGTTCATTGCCTTGAAAAGTACCAACCAAATGTAATAATTACATCGAGAATTGCTGATGCTGCTTTATTCTTAGCACCTATG GTTTATGAGCTAGGATGGAACTGGGATGAATTAGAACATCTAGCTCAAGGATCTTTGGCTGGCCATCTTCTAGAATGTGGTTGCCAACTCACAGGGGGATATTTCATGCATCCAG GAGACAAGTACCGAGATATGTCCTTCCAGCAACTACTGGATTTATCACTGCCTTATGCTGAAATCTGTTTTGATGGCCAAGTATGTGTATCAAAGTCTGAAGGAAGTGGgggagttttaaattttaatacatgTGCTGAACAATTACTATATGAGGTTGGAGACCCTGGGGCTTACGTAACCCCTGATGTG TTGGTTCCACAG GATTGTGGATGGAAAGGATGGGGAGAGATATCTTATGGAGGTTATGAATGTGTTAAACGTGCTAAAGCAGCAGAATATCTG GTTAGATCATGGATGGAAGAAATATTTCCTGGTCTTAATCACCGTATACTTTCTTATATAATTGGGTTTGATAGCCTTAAAGCTACCAGCGGGAATGGAAATGAGTCATCACAGACAACTAGTGAAGATAATAGGCTACGCATGGATGGGCTTTTTGAACAGAAAGAACAAGCCATCCAATTTACCAGAGAATTTATAGCATTGTATACAAATGGACCAGCTGGTGGTGGTGGTATCAG TACTGGATATAAGAAAGAGACTCTTCTAGAGAAACACTTG GTAAAGCGGGAAGATGTTTTCTGGCGAACTGGGATAAAGAGGAGCACAAGAAGTCAGTCAAATAAAGTAGTTGATCCTGACCACAATCTGAGGCACATATTGACATTGCCACCGAAGCTACAAGCTGAAACAGACAAATCCTTGGAATCTGTTTCTCTTGGTAGTAGTTGCTCACCTGCTCCATCTGGCCAGAAGATTCCACTTTACAGTGTAGCACACAGCAGAGCTGGAGATAAAGGAAATGACATTAATTTTTCCCTCATCCCACATTTTCCTCCTGATTATGAGAGGTTGAAACTAATTATTACATCTCAATGGGTAAAATCAGTGGTCTCCAATCTTCTGGATTTGTCCCTTTCTCCTGATTTAGATGCAAAAATTCCAAGAGATAAACGGGTCAATGAAAATGTTAAGGTGGAGATATATGAAGTCAAGGGAATCCAGTCATTAAACATTGTTGTTAGGAACATACTGGATGGTGGTGTCAACTGTTCTCGACGAATTGATCGGCATGGAAAGACCATTTCAGATCTCATTCTGTGTCAGCAAGTTGTGTTGCCTCCTTGA
- the LOC114418464 gene encoding protein O-glucosyltransferase 1-like has translation MEKDNETYLKLFWGRSNHEKSCLLSKKGKSTALSTTVILLVCFVATFLVLTIWNTSTFAALSIPISIIPTTKPQEQEFPLSCTQNVTQTCSRDYPTIHTPTNPTRTCPSYFRWIHEDLWPWRERDRGITREMLEGARRTAHFRLVIVDGKLYVEKYKKAIQTRDVFTLWGILQLLRMYPGKVPDLELLFDCDDRPVVSKERFKGPNAPTPPLFRYCSDQWSLDIVFPDWSFWGWAEINIKPWKHVLKEIKEGNEKTKWKDRVPYAYWKGNPLVSPTRKDLMKCNVTEKDDWNTHLYIQDWDQESSQGYKKSNLGDQCTHRYKIYVEGWAWSVSEKYILACDSTTLYVRSRFHDFFVRGMVPLEHYWPIRDNSKCKSLKFAVEWGNNNTDKAQAIGEAGSKFIHEDMDMDYVYDYMFHLLNEYAKLQRFKPTIPQNAVEYCPETMACGVDGIQRRFMEDSMVKSPSDSNPCTLPPPYEPINLQDFLEKKASSIRQVETWEDQYWEKEKGGQ, from the exons ATGGAAAAGGACAACGAGACGTATCTGAAGCTCTTTTGGGGGCGTTCTAATCATGAGAAGTCATGTTTGCTGTCAAAGAAGGGCAAAAGCACGGCACTTAGCACCACCGTGATTTTGCTCGTTTGCTTTGTAGCCACTTTCCTTGTTTTGACTATCTGGAATACG tcCACATTTGCAGCTCTTTCCATTCCAATCTCAATCATCCCCACAACAAAACCCCAAGAACAAGAATTCCCACTTAGTTGCACCCAAAACGTGACACAAACATGCTCAAGAGACTACCCTACTATACACACCCCCACCAACCCCACCCGCACCTGCCCCTCATATTTTAGATGGATCCACGAAGACCTATGGCCATGGAGAGAGAGGGACAGAGGGATCACAAGGGAAATGTTGGAGGGTGCAAGAAGAACAGCACACTTTAGGCTAGTGATTGTGGATGGGAAATTGTACGTGGAGAAGTATAAGAAGGCTATTCAGACGAGAGATGTGTTTACTTTGTGGGGCATATTGCAACTATTGAGAATGTACCCTGGTAAAGTGCCTGATTTGGAACTATTGTTCGATTGTGATGATAGGCCCGTTGTGTCAAAGGAGAGATTTAAAGGCCCAAATGCTCCCACCCCACCCTTGTTTAGGTATTGCTCGGATCAGTGGAGCTTGGATATTGTGTTCCCTGATTGGTCCTTTTGGGGATG gGCTGAGATAAATATAAAGCCATGGAAACATGTcctaaaagaaatcaaagaaggGAACGAAAAGACCAAGTGGAAGGACAGAGTACCATACGCCTATTGGAAGGGTAACCCTCTTGTTAGTCCAACTAGGAAAGACCTTATGAAGTGCAATGTCACAGAAAAAGATGACTGGAACACTCACCTATACATACag GATTGGGATCAAGAATCCAGTCAAGGGTACAAGAAATCCAACTTAGGAGACCAATGCACCCATAG GTATAAAATATACGTAGAAGGATGGGCTTGGTCCGTAAGTGAAAAGTACATTTTGGCATGCGATTCTACGACTCTATATGTTAGGTCTCGGTTCCATGATTTTTTTGTCCGAGGCATGGTGCCACTAGAGCACTATTGGCCAATTAGAGACAACAGCAAGTGCAAATCTCTTAAGTTTGCAGTGGAATGGGGCAACAACAACACTGATAAG GCACAAGCAATAGGGGAAGCTGGTAGCAAATTCATTCATGAGGACATGGACATGGACTACGTATATGATTACATGTTTCATCTACTTAATGAGTATGCAAAACTTCAAAGGTTCAAACCAACTATACCTCAAAATGCTGTGGAGTATTGCCCCGAAACAATGGCATGTGGTGTAGATGGTATACAAAGGAGGTTCATGGAGGACTCAATGGTGAAGTCTCCTAGTGATTCAAATCCATGCACTCTTCCTCCTCCATATGAGCCTATAAACCTACAAGACTTTCTAGAGAAGAAAGCTAGTTCAATAAGGCAGGTAGAAACTTGGGAAGACCAATactgggagaaagaaaaaggggGACAATAA
- the LOC114418465 gene encoding uncharacterized protein LOC114418465 isoform X2, translating to MEPQDEEEIHNCLIKLRSNPERRRDKVYIGCGAGFGGDKPLAALKLLQRVQELNYLVLECLAERTLADRYQIMMSGGDGYDSQISNWMHMLLPLALERGTCIITNMGAMDPLGAQQKVLEIANSLGLNVSVAVAHEVSVTNIIGSGFSPAKSYIMEGGISTYLGAAPIVHCLEKYQPNVIITSRIADAALFLAPMVYELGWNWDELEHLAQGSLAGHLLECGCQLTGGYFMHPGDKYRDMSFQQLLDLSLPYAEICFDGQVCVSKSEGSGGVLNFNTCAEQLLYEVGDPGAYVTPDVDVSFLPLSSSRVCCHGAKPSTISVPDKLLQLVPQDCGWKGWGEISYGGYECVKRAKAAEYLVRSWMEEIFPGLNHRILSYIIGFDSLKATSGNGNESSQTTSEDNRLRMDGLFEQKEQAIQFTREFIALYTNGPAGGGGISTGYKKETLLEKHLVKREDVFWRTGIKRSTRSQSNKVVDPDHNLRHILTLPPKLQAETDKSLESVSLGSSCSPAPSGQKIPLYSVAHSRAGDKGNDINFSLIPHFPPDYERLKLIITSQWVKSVVSNLLDLSLSPDLDAKIPRDKRVNENVKVEIYEVKGIQSLNIVVRNILDGGVNCSRRIDRHGKTISDLILCQQVVLPP from the exons ATGGAACCCCAGGATGAAGAAGAGATCCATAACTGTTTGATCAAGCTG AGAAGTAATCCGGAAAGGCGAAGGGATAAGGTTTACATTGGTTGTGGAGCTGGGTTTGGTGGTGACAAGCCCTTGGCTGCTCTTAAGTTGCTTCAAAGAGTTCAAGAACTAAATTATCTGGTTCTTGAATGCTTGGCCGAGCGAACTCTTGCTGATCGTTATCAAATCATGATGTCTGGTGGTGATGGTTATGATTCTCAGA TTTCTAACTGGATGCATATGCTGCTGCCTCTGGCTTTGGAAAGAGGAACTTGCATAATTACCAATATGGGTGCAA TGGATCCTCTGGGTGCTCAACAGAAGGTCTTAGAAATAGCTAACAGCCTGGGTCTCAATGTTTCTGTTGCTGTGGCTCACGAGGTGTCTGTCACTAATATAATAG GTTCAGGATTTTCACCAGCAAAATCATATATCATGGAGGGT GGTATCAGCACCTACTTGGGAGCTGCTCCTATTGTTCATTGCCTTGAAAAGTACCAACCAAATGTAATAATTACATCGAGAATTGCTGATGCTGCTTTATTCTTAGCACCTATG GTTTATGAGCTAGGATGGAACTGGGATGAATTAGAACATCTAGCTCAAGGATCTTTGGCTGGCCATCTTCTAGAATGTGGTTGCCAACTCACAGGGGGATATTTCATGCATCCAG GAGACAAGTACCGAGATATGTCCTTCCAGCAACTACTGGATTTATCACTGCCTTATGCTGAAATCTGTTTTGATGGCCAAGTATGTGTATCAAAGTCTGAAGGAAGTGGgggagttttaaattttaatacatgTGCTGAACAATTACTATATGAGGTTGGAGACCCTGGGGCTTACGTAACCCCTGATGTG GATGTTTCTTTCCTTCCATTATCAAGCTCTAGAGTTTGCTGTCATGGAGCAAAACCATCTACTATTTCAGTTCCTGATAAGCTTTTGCAGTTGGTTCCACAG GATTGTGGATGGAAAGGATGGGGAGAGATATCTTATGGAGGTTATGAATGTGTTAAACGTGCTAAAGCAGCAGAATATCTG GTTAGATCATGGATGGAAGAAATATTTCCTGGTCTTAATCACCGTATACTTTCTTATATAATTGGGTTTGATAGCCTTAAAGCTACCAGCGGGAATGGAAATGAGTCATCACAGACAACTAGTGAAGATAATAGGCTACGCATGGATGGGCTTTTTGAACAGAAAGAACAAGCCATCCAATTTACCAGAGAATTTATAGCATTGTATACAAATGGACCAGCTGGTGGTGGTGGTATCAG TACTGGATATAAGAAAGAGACTCTTCTAGAGAAACACTTG GTAAAGCGGGAAGATGTTTTCTGGCGAACTGGGATAAAGAGGAGCACAAGAAGTCAGTCAAATAAAGTAGTTGATCCTGACCACAATCTGAGGCACATATTGACATTGCCACCGAAGCTACAAGCTGAAACAGACAAATCCTTGGAATCTGTTTCTCTTGGTAGTAGTTGCTCACCTGCTCCATCTGGCCAGAAGATTCCACTTTACAGTGTAGCACACAGCAGAGCTGGAGATAAAGGAAATGACATTAATTTTTCCCTCATCCCACATTTTCCTCCTGATTATGAGAGGTTGAAACTAATTATTACATCTCAATGGGTAAAATCAGTGGTCTCCAATCTTCTGGATTTGTCCCTTTCTCCTGATTTAGATGCAAAAATTCCAAGAGATAAACGGGTCAATGAAAATGTTAAGGTGGAGATATATGAAGTCAAGGGAATCCAGTCATTAAACATTGTTGTTAGGAACATACTGGATGGTGGTGTCAACTGTTCTCGACGAATTGATCGGCATGGAAAGACCATTTCAGATCTCATTCTGTGTCAGCAAGTTGTGTTGCCTCCTTGA